The Dendropsophus ebraccatus isolate aDenEbr1 chromosome 2, aDenEbr1.pat, whole genome shotgun sequence DNA segment acacgtaacatacttctaaaggggaacaccagcttagtaagactggctgaaatacagtataatgtaggagcgtacattacattacactaacagctctgattctttttttttttttttctaatgctgcttgcatgtgatctgcagccctcagagctggttgatggccttgtacaaaacataacaaataacacacattatgtactttgtatgctgcttcactacgcagcattaattaacctcttcagctctctcagtactgtatctagcaatgagctggactgttctccttgtctgagtacgtggctttgtactcagacacttacatggcaatatacactatttgaggttaggcttttcgcaggatctggggtttgtatacagatataaactgggtacaatggtgtaacataatgatgtggcttgggtctgccacacacactacaatattctgtcttatctagatattgttggtcaccggcacatgtccacccagctggacctgtgcttcccacccattatcctaaatgttttccttctgtctgaccctctggctctcatctatctactccacaccctcccctcttagaactctaatccttgattcccccttagggatagtacttcgattaacccctaagattcctggaaatttcaaggacccatttgccctgcatgttacatgtaggtctggttacctacccacaaggcaaaaataagtgtgcacaggagtgtaaggggtttcccaggtgttggtcagagagccagaggttggtggggctaaggcatgtatctgccttcatatcaaacctcctaaagatctgttctagatcttgcactgcatctttacatgcccatcgctatcttccttagcttcacatcagcttcacataaacttcttgtggagactggtgatccctttttttagagaataactgtctcatccttgctcagctaatccctaggtagcgtattggggaacgaaacctaaaccttaggttttaacaagcacagccgctataggcccagccgtcacagtgacacactatggcgacgcactacagcaaccttgctataggcccagccgtcacagtgacacactatggcgacgcactacagcaacctactgtccctcgttgctaattcctcctagggggcaagggggtaagtcacagatcttctgacctgctctctaccacagtacaagcacaaataatgggatcaatacaagtattgtttccgctgctcgagacagatatcacttatcaggaacccgttcactccaaaagttatgtgcctgctgtctgtgacctcgcagctgttctcgatgccatgctgtattacaagggttaagcattaatcacagcctccccgtaggacgcagaagtgatcatgttcggcaatccctttccttaattcagcataaatacagcaacagcttatctcaatcacacaacagtttgcgacggcaatgcagcactttaaccttgtcctatcctgggttacagagttctttgtctaacaaatagactcagctttacaaacatatatagagaacacaggtgtgacgggaatctgattagatccgttcccctgaggcgcagatagtacgtaagaaaggaaagtctttcttacctggccagttatatctgcgcgtccggtgacggataaatcaccacatcccgtcagtctgcgttctagtttgcaagcggctgagtccctgccaagggcgccaaatgttaaggttaaatttatatgttgacctctctctatggagagaagccaaaaacccaggtaaaggatggttttttaattatatctagagttggaatcctgcagtattaccagctcgttacttatacgtcatggacacagataagacaatgtatcatgattataagcctggagaaaatggcccaagttttattatggtcatcacattttatagacagataaaatatagggtggtaacaaatgctaataagacatagatgaggcggtgctagtgatttagatattcagtcatgcgcaatggcatctatattagtattcattattattattcaaaaaggttagaacaatacattctctgcaatgatactttcacattattcccactgtaacagacaggcaactttcctctgagaacggccttggacgctgataaacatgtctctgagggaaatagttcttgagacaaaacattctttctagtgtcatatcagaagttttccaaggtaagaaatggtccaactataagttaaccctatcagggactctctaatgtgctggagcttctgagcaagaggcctatatatatgtgtattcatataggtacggtgcaggtaggtaaaatcgtatcgctggccttatcaatgATGCTAAGCTGCACTCACTGAGCATTGAGCTGGCTGAtgtggtgagggagatggactgtgtcctggagaggatggggcctctggctgagacttaccacaaccaggaacgttttgctgcccaagctcagactgtatcatcccagtccagaccctcagacgctgcgtctatgtcccagcgagggccccgtgtcatcctgcaggccccGATCTTTGTGTTCCAGAAGGACAAAAAAGACCAGCAGGGACAACCACGTGCACTACTAGTCCCAGCCAATACTGTACAACAGCAGGACATTGGAGAGTGTGGAGAGTCATCTGTGTGTGAGACTGTGGACAGTAATGTTAATCCTTTTGTACATAACCCTCAGGtagcagcacatggactacaagtcccaggagaagcaacatcggcaccacaagtcccagccaacactgcaaagcagcaggacagtggacaattatctgggtgtcagactgtggacagtagtggtgcTTATGGTGTAcctgaggggtcaggggttggaggggatGTGCAGTCCGTGTGGGAcatggaaccatctgatgatgccatggttgatggggtggtggaggaggttaaaaataatgttgcatgtgatttccccccattaagccccccacatgttgaggctgccccctctagtacagatcctcaccctaaaccccctgagagtgccccccgtCAGGAACCTCCCAGAAATGCCTGGAGTCGGGGtgctccatcattcacccccagtgcccattataccggccaggcgttTAAGAGGAGAAACTTGGTGAGGTTCAAgcataagggcaacaaggaagaTCTCCCTGCGAGGAGACTggtgatccgggagctcctgtgccaccagatggggttctcgccagccgacatcctggccgtaataaaccttccagacagacagggctatgacgttagctttaagctcatgtccagtctggatcgTTTTTGGGCGCCGTTTCCCaggtttagggtatattcacacgaacgggctcgcagcgagattctcgctgcgagcccggcaggtcctggcagttcccatacactacatacttgctgcggtctaaacgaccgcagcgagtatgtaattataccgcccttaaccccttctgctcccgcccggctcccccgctgtaagcatactttacttgtccttgctgcacggggtcccggcgtcctgctctcccgcccggccaatttgtgtgttgcccagccgcagccactgattggccggacgggagagcaggacgccggacccgtgcagcgaggacaggtaatgtatgcttacagcgggggagccgggcgggagcagaaggggttaagggcggtataattacatactcgctgcggtcgtttagaccgcagcaagtatgtagtgtatgggaactgccaggacctgccgggctcgcagcgagaatctcgctgcgagcccgtccgtgtaaATATACCCTTAGGGACACAGAGGGCTGGAGTAAGTTCATCctcattcccatttctaagccAGATACAGCCACAGTAAATATcatcttctggaatgagtctgttccccctcaggatatagtggtatggctcaggcgacacggtgacctcatgtctgacctcaccaaagcccgtgatgatgatggtatctggactggagggtggcgggcactggtgaaactGCGCCAGCACAATAacatcacgctgcatctccccaattctttcttcattgggagagagaagggggtctgtttctatcccggtcagcccaggaaatgcttcaagtgtggtaaactgggtcatgtggcgagtgtgtgcacggtgctgaggtgcaacctgtgtggggaggtcggccatgtcagttccatctgtaagaacatccgctgtaacctatgtggtaggattggccacccgcacagggaatgcccagatgcctggcacaatatatgtggagacCTCCCTGGAGGAGGCTTTAATATCAGggacagtactgaccagacaggaggtccaTCAGGGGTCAGACAATGTAACACCAggtccatcatcagagggggtgcaagcacacacacagggggtacagagacacACAGAGGGGGTACAAGCACCCATAGAGGCCACCTCAGACCAACAGCAGTCACAGACAGCCTCCTCTAAGTCACCATCTGTATCTGAGGAAATTAAGTGcaataagaggaagaaaaaagacccgtccacccgaaaacctgaggagagtcccagCACAGGCCAGAGGGCCAAGAAACAGGTCACTAGCAGTGATGGAGTCATGGTCTTATCTAACAGATATGATGTCCTCTcagaatcagatggtgactatgaGAAAGACCTAGAAAGGATTGACaaagagtgtgaagaggacacagggctcccccgcacaaaaaagaaaacccccactatagagactccgacacagtcagatatggagactggaggtagagacagcgactctgacatgtgatgatggcagtcacttatatggtcttcttctattgtcttctcatggctgggttttcattaaatatcatctctagtaatgccaacagtataaaagtaagaaggacgagacatgcagtatacgaccatctgagacaccttaatgctgatgtcatcttcttacaagagacacgtctaacgtcatctggactgttgtctgaggcccagagagattggacgTCTGGTCCGTCCTTTTGGTCACTGGCTGTAGAGCCATATGCGGGAGTAGCCATATTGTTTAACACCACTGACGTGACTGTACATAGGATGACAGAGGTTgttatggggaggtgtctggtccttgaggtcactgtccacgGCAGACAGCTCAgatttattaacatctatggcccacagacagtgcTGAAAGGATCCATGTCCTTAATGAGGTGAAGCCATACCTATTCACTTCTATTCCTGTAGtattagctggagactttaacgttgcccggtcatcaggtgacaggtcctccggcagagctgtggccagggactctacagtccttaatAACATGATTTTGCAGGTTGGTCTGAGTGATGTGTTTGCACAGGGTGGAAGGAGGCCGAAATTCACATACTGCTGTGGTGATaggaggagtagaatagatctggcgtttgtGAATCCCACAGAAACTATTAGTGGGATAAAtgagaaagccgtcccatactctgatcacctggccttgtgtttcaacttgagagagtggatttttatgacaacatggctgactggtgggaggatgtcaaggaggagatccgctccctcttgaAGAAAATGTCTATTAAGAAagggaagagtaagtatggccagtatctaaCACTGTGcaaagaattggagtcactctattcggcgggtggggatgaccaacaaaggattgaccggctgaaatctgagatgAGCCAGTATCAGTATAGcaggtatacctccctggtggttgaacgggattatgggtccttagggtctcctgatccctttgagaattgccgggagcgtgtggcaaagaaattaatctcgggtctcactgactcccagggtgttttgcaaGAATCACGGGAGGGTATCCTGGAGGTCGTGAAAtcttactatactgacttgtttcagatgaaggctttggataaggaaaaagtgacccaattcttggaggcaactccagtgcctgatactaataatttggacttttctcctttgacagcagagttatcggtggaggaggtcaaagaggccattgataagttacatctgaagaaggcaccaggtcctGATGGGATAACAGCAGAATTCtataagaaattcagagacctcttggctccaatcctcgtggatgtatataggaattgtctagaaaatcacctgatgcctccatccatgagggtctcatcgttgattctgctgtctaaaggtaaagaccctagcgacatcaagaactggaggccaattgccctcttgaatgtcaTAGGAAGATTCTGCcaaaaattctgttttctagattagtttgtttgtccccggcactgttggcaggctgtcagtatggcacggtacaagggcggaacatctctggagcggtgctctctatcagggagatgtttgagagatgtaaagcccttgggtgtgggagatatgttgtaggtcttgaccaggctaaagcctttgacagagtagatcatgtttatctatgggccactttattAAAGTACGGTATTCCCGGACGattcatagattggctgagaactttgtaTTATGAGGCTGAaagctttcctctgatcaatggttggcagggtggcacgttcagggtAGAGGCATgggtgcgacaaggttgcccactgagtccactgctgtatgtgtttgctatcgatccattcctgagatcactgcagcggtgtgattttcagggggtaccagtcccccattgcttgcccctggatgttgttgcctacgcggatgatgtgactgtagtgatatctgagcctcgtgaggtggagatgtttctgcagccatcagaagctactcggaggcctcagggtctctggtcaaccttgagaagagtcaagctttctggacattgaatacgaacccagattttgatctgccgcagtttgccaaggcctccacccatattaagatccttggggttaaatTCGGGAGGGATGACAATGCCAGGCTAAATTGGGAGGAAAAGTTGGAAGccggaaatgtaaaggttcagcggtggaagaactggaggctgacctatagagagcggatctcaatgttgaagacttacctggtccccgtcttcttgtacgtctctgtcgtctttcctttgccagaatctttctcggctaggctctttagcctgttcttccagctcttatggggcaacaggttgaacccagtaaaaagagggataacttacctgcagaggaaagagggtgggctagatatgttaaatccaagggtgttctttgactccatgtttcttaaagtgaattttggttgcctggactcaaacaacagtcctctgtgggtgaatagtatcagggactggatattgccttttgcagaaccttggatgcaaggcggcagtctcaagagggggagattgactcctggccaccttccccagtatctggagtacggtatacgatgtctcaagaaatggagtattgataagtgtttcattgagagtaaaaccaggaaagatctatactccagagtgtgtaGGACGTTCTACAGTGTACAACCTGCACTTAGGGACTGTCCATCCACAACCCTGCAGGATAGTCTGCGGCTTCTCAATGGTCCgcggctcccccctaagttctgggatatTGCTTGGTTATCATTACAGGGGAAGCTTTTTGTCAGGGGAAATCTaaagttcctcagtgtgtcagatcgcttgtgtcccttgggttgtcagcaggaggagactatggatCATTTCATTTCAGAGTGttggggtggacggaaaatctAGTGTGACATATCAGCCAAGCTACAGATCCCCacattacagtccctgaaatacccAGAAATCATCTATGTGGTCACATCTAATAAGTATAATATCAACcgggggaccctgtatctgatcatctctgtgatTAAGTACTATCATTGGCACACAAGAACACGAGTCTCGGTCcatagtgagccattcaatcCCACCAAAGCCATAACCCTTATtatgtcagagctcaggtggatccgggcactagaggtcaggaaaaaaggggagaacatcaaattatggaggaacgtccatctggactaatgtattgtagtgtattgtatattgtcatggaggctattacttacttctttttcttttcccctttagttAAAATGCACTTAAGGTACAATTAGTATAATTTCATTTTCCTTTGCACAAGTATAAGTTATACTGtatgatcatttatttatttattctgatggaaaagtatttctgtatttgtttgttttatatcaataaaaatggcctcctatatacaagaatataactataatactgctcctatatacaggaatataactactataatactgctcctatatacaggaatataactactataatactgctcctatatacaggaatataactactataatactgctcctatatacaagaatataactataatactgcccctatatacaggaatataactactataatactgctcctatatacaggaatataactactataatactgctcctatataaagggatataactactataatactgctcctatatacaagaatataactataatactgcccctatatacaagaatataactactataatactgctcctatatacaggaatataactactataatactgctcctatatacaggaatataactactataatactgctcctatatacaggaatataactactataacactgctcctatatacagggatataactactgtaatactgcctcctatatacaagaatataactactataatactgctcctatatacaagaatataactataatactgctcctatatacaagaatataactactgtaatactgttcctatatacaggaatataactactataatactgcctcctatatacaagaatataactactgtaatactgttcctatatacaggaatataactactataatactgctcctatatacaggaatataactactataatactgctactatatacaggaatataactactataatactgctcctatatacaggaatataactactataatactgctactatatacaggaatataactactataatactgctcctatatacaggaatataactactataatactgctcctatatacaggaatataactactataatacacgaactggagagagtggaacggctgcacatcccatctatggctgatactaatgccgctaggcctatattaaaaatcaacaccagagtgtctgtatataactgactgtgcgtgcctgcggggttggtggtcactgactggcacggtgtgtggacttagtgtagggacccatgtgtatcagataccggcacgaggtacatggggcagtatggcttgatcaattcatacacaaaattctgatgtgttttttatttagcctaggggcactagtatcagccataggtgtgaggtgcagcactctgtttcttccctgaaccgcataactactataatactgctcctatatacaggaatataactactataatactgcctcctatatacaagaatacagcaGGTGgtagattatatacagtatatatatatgtgccctgtgtatagtgtagtatagtataatgtatagtagaatCCGGCTCCAGTATGGGATGTGATGGCTCCTGTATAGCGGATTGGTCGCGGCGTCGGGACATTTGTTATACTTTGCTGCTCCTCCTGTTTCGCTGCCTCACACTTTAGCGTCTTCCATGATTTATACCGCCGCACGACTCCAATTAATTTCAATTTATTATCTCTGCTCAGAGTTTCCTGATCTGTACACAATAAATTCCGGCCTGAGTATCTGTCACATGCTGCGGGATAGAAATCCATCACTTCCCCTACACCCGTCCAGACCGATCTGCCCCAATCCCACACTATACATTCACTTCATTTTTAGGTGCgggtgggggtgcagtgtgggggtccagggaaggggggaggggggccgggggatgaAATGTGCAGTGTGTTTGATGCAGGGTGGGAGGAGGTGAAATTTGGGTATGCAGTGTGAGGGGTGCAGGGTGTGGGTGCAGAGTAGGGGTGCTGGGGTGCAGGGTGGGGGTGCAGCGTTGTGGGTTCAAGTGGGTAAGGGTTGGGGGTGCAGAGTGGCGGGAGCAGAGGggtatggggtgggggtgggaggtgCAGGGTAGGGGTGTTGGGGTGCAGGGTGGGGGTTATGGGGTGGGGTGTGCAGCGTGGTTGGTGCAGGGTGGCAGATGAAGGGGGTTATGGGGTAAGGGTGCAGTGTGGGGTGCAGATGAGGACAGTGtggacagcaggctctgtaacagtgaggactgcaggctctgtaacattgtgggcagcaggctctgtaacagtgtgGACAGCAGGTTCTGTAACAGTGTGGACAGCAGGTTCTGTAACATTGTGGACAGCAGGTTCTGTAACATTGTGGACAGCAGGCTCTAACAGTGAGGACTGCAGGCTCTGTAACATTGtgggcagcaggctctgtaacagtgaggactgcaggctctgtaacattgtgggcagcaggctctgtaacagtgtggacagcaggctctgtaacactgTGGACAGCAAGATCTGTAACATTGTGGACAGCATGCTCTTTAACATTGTaggcagcaggctctgtaatagtgtgggcagcaggctctgtaacactgtggacagcaggctctgtaacactgTGGACAGCAGGTTCTGTAACAGTGTGAGCAGCAAGCTCTGTGACTTTGTaggcagcaggctctgtaacagtgtgGACAGCAGGTTCTGTAACATTGtggacagcaggctctgtaacagtatGGGCAGCAGTCTAACTAACATTGTGGACAGCAAGCTCTGTAACATTGtggacagcaggctctgtaacagtgtgggcagcaggctctgtaacattgtggacagcaggctctgtaacattgtggacagcaggctctgtaatagtgtgggcagcaggctctgtaacagtgtgGACAGCACGTTCTGTAACATTGTGGACAGCAAGCTCTGTAACATTGtggacagcaggctctgtaacagtgtggacagcaggctctgtaacattgtggacagcaggctctgtaatagtgtggacagcaggctctgtaacattgtggacagcaggctctgtaatagtgtggacagcaggctctgtaacagtgtggacagcaggctctgtaacattgtggacagcaggctctgtaacattgtagacagcaggctctgtaacattgtggacagcaggctctgtaacattgtggacagcaggctctgtaacattgtggacagcaggctctgtaacattgtggacagcaggctctgtaacattgTGGACAGCAGGCGCTGTAACATTGtggacagcaggctctgtaacattgtggacagcaggctctgtaacattgtggacagcaggctctgtaacattgtggacagcaggctctgtaacattgtggacagcaggctctgtaacattgtggacagcaggctctgtaacattgtggacagcaggctctgtaacattgtggacagcaggctctgtaacattgtggacagcaggctctgtaacattgtggacagcaggctctgtaacagtatgggtagcaggctctgtaacagtgtggagagcaggctctgtaacagagTGGGAAGCAGGCTCTctaacagcatcagcagcaggctgtgtaacAGTGTGGGCAGCAGGTTCTGTAACAGTGtgggcagcaggctctgtaacaatGTAGACAGCTGGCTCTGTAACAGTGtgagcagcaggctctgtaacagtgtgggcagcaggctctgtaacagtgtgggcagcaggctctgtaacagtgtgggcagcaggctctgtaacagtgtgggcagcaggctctgtaacagtgtgggcagcaggctctgtaacagtgtgggcagcaggctctgtaacagtgtgggcagcaggctctgtaacagtgtgggcagcaggctctgtaacagtgtgggcagcaggctctgtaacagtgtgggcagcaggctctgtaacagtgtgggcagcaggctctgtaacagtgtgggcagcaggctctgtaactgtgtgggcagcaggctctgtaacagtgtgggcagcaggctctgtaacagtgtgggcagcaggctctgtaactgtgtgggcagcaggctctgtaactgtgtgggcagcaggctctgtaacagtgtggacagcaggctctgtaacagtgtggacagcaggctctgtaacagtgtgGGCAGCAGGTTCTGTAACAGTGtgggcagcaggctctgtaacagtgtgggcagcaggctctgtaacagtgtgggcagcaggctctgtaact contains these protein-coding regions:
- the LOC138784093 gene encoding uncharacterized protein, encoding MLQSLLSTLLQSLLSTMLQSLLSTMLQNVLSTLLQSLLPTLLQSLLSTMLQSLLSTMLQSLLPTLLQSLLSTMLQSLLSTMLVRLLPILLQSLLSTMLQNLLSTLLQSLLPTKSQSLLLTLLQNLLSTVLQSLLSTVLQSLLPTLLQSLLPTMLKSMLSTMLQILLSTVLQSLLSTLLQSLLPTMLQSLQSSLLQSLLPTMLQSLQSSLLEPAVHNVTEPAVHNVTEPAVHTVTEPAVHTVTEPAAHNVTEPAVLTVTEPAVHTVLICTPHCTLTP